DNA from Cheilinus undulatus linkage group 20, ASM1832078v1, whole genome shotgun sequence:
cattcaactttaatgtaaaattgtgaaacCAACCATTGAAACGTATTTTCTGATGGAACCgtatttttccctctgttttatacatgttaatatacagAGATTGTCAGATACTCTACGTGTTTTTGGAGAGTTGGGGTTGTGATGGACTTGTGGTCAGGCTCTGCTGTGATGTTCACCAAAGCATCTCTACCGTGGCGGCAGCAGCCGCTTTATAAGATGCTTGGCATTTTGGGGGGACTCCTCTAGCAGGGAGGCGGATTTCAGGGTAGATAACGTGCTGCGGTGTGTAACTGGCtatactgatttatttatttatttatttatttttacatgatgACACTAAAAGGCTGAACTCCATGGTCTCTGCCATGCTGCAGTACATTGCAAGGGTTTGGTAACACCCCACTGTTGCCACTAATGGGCAGTTGCACCACACCTCAACCTGCGCCggggtgcgagggcccttcagtgctgcttgcagccctagtttttattgctatttcaagctgtttttgcttcacctcttagattgtggctcttgcaaaggtatttttcaacaatttggctctttggttgagcagggttgagtaacactgtcaAAAATATCTCCACCGTCTTTAGCACAATCTCACACACCTTCAGCCTTTAGACTCAAGAGGCTACTCTGTCAATAAGGCActgttcaatttttttgtttactaaTTTCTATATTCTGGGCAATGATGTCACATTCTTAACAAATCAGGTATTGCACTCTTCAGCTTTAATGCTATCTTCAgctattttcccacttttcagctattttcatgctattttaagctagttctatgctttttcagtcATGGAATGCCaatttcatctatttttttgttgttgctattttcagttattttaaggctactttcagctattcttgaACTATTTGCTCCTAATTTGAGGCCACTTTCagccattttcatcattttttagcTACTGAATGCCATTGAAGCTATTTTTATggcattttattccatttttacgCTAGTTTCAGctattattttgctttttcagctattttcagcagttcttccacagttcagctctcagcatccccacacagttccagctgaaattgcatttttatctAGTTCCTATTTGAAACTAGACTCGATAAAACtggtcaaacttttttttgtcgAATTGAaatacaaagacacacacaggtGTGAACAGAGACAACcatacaaaacaataaatatagAGATTAACATTAAATATGTGCAcagtaacaaaaatggaaaaatatacacaataaaccaaaaaaaatatttccaagggAAAGGCAGGATCAACTTTGAGTGACAGGGCACTAAAGTTTACTGCtacaaaatgtatgaaataaaCAATATAGCTTGTCAAATTGTCTTTTTTCATGCCAGCACAGTCACTTtctataaatgtatttttattatttgcatAGTCTTTGATGCTTTGGCATTTTCTGAAAACTTAATGGAGTTCATATATTTTCTAAACTTCTAATACGAAAGCTTTGAATAAAGGTTTGAAGCCACTGAATTTACTTCTATGGATGTGATATTTGgccagtaaaagtaaaaaatataatacaaaGTTTGTGTCTGTCCCTTGTCTGTAAATCAGAAACACCAAAAGCAACATCTTTTAAGCAAAAGGAGAAGTCTGGAGTAAAATGTGAGTTAatgaaaatcaacatttttgaccAGAATACCTCCGTAAATGAACAAGTCCAAGAAGATGTGAGGTGGTCTCTGGTGAGTTATGGCAAAATAACCAGTTTATGTAAATAtcaagtttatatttttgtagGAATACTTTAGCAGGGAAAAATCTATGGATAAACAGGAAAAACTCTTGTTATTCTCTTTgttattctctttttttcccccagtttttgacagagaatttttaaaaaatggggaaaacaaTAGGCTCTGTTTTCctgttcttttttcattttagtcagaaaaaggaaaaaaaatttctataaaaggggttcagtttttttgttttcttctgctatgttgttgtttttttgttttaatgaaatacttgaggaaaagtaAATCATGTCACCCATTtgggaaaggtgaacatttcaaaatgtaagcCTTTATAGCCATccactgtttttaaagtttaatattAGGCGTATTTGCTCTATACCAGGTGTtctcaaactgttaaaaagggGGGTGTACTAATGACATGTTTCCTCTccctgactttgttttgtttttgtatttccaGACGTCCCACAGCGACATGTatgtaaggaggaggaggatgagcagcagctctgtcacCAGGAGAGGAAGTCCAGCCTGGACCAGGAGGAGCCAGAGCCTCTACGGATTAAAGAGGAGCAGGAAGGAGAGCAGATCAAACAGGAGGAGACTGACATGTTGATTATGACTCCTAAGGAGGAAGAAAGTGAGCACAACGAAGCAGATGGACTACATGAACACCAGCTCCTTTCTCACGAGGGTGAGAAGCCttactcctgcagcacctgtggaaaaagattcagCCAACAAACACATTTGATTTCTCACATTCATTCTCACACAGGTACAAAGCTGTACACCTGTGATACCTGTGAGAAATCATTCACACAAaaagttaatttgaaaaatcacttaaaaatccatacaggtgaaaaaccacataCCTGCACAATGTGCAACAAATCTTTCAGACAAAAATCTGGTTTGACAtcccacatgaaaacacacacaggtgagaagcctcACTCCTGCAATGACTGTGGAAAACGATTCAGTCATAAATCAGCTCTGACTGTTCACATTCGTactcacacaggtgagaagccttacACCTGCTATACCTGTGAGAAAtcattcacaaaaaaatctgatttgaaTCAGCACCTTCACACTCACACGGGTACAAATTCGTACACTTGTGATATCTGTGAGAAATCATTCACAGATAAATATGTTTTgaaaaatcacttaaaaatccatacaggtgaaaaaccacataCCTGCACAATGTGCAACAAATGTTTTAGACTTAAACAGAATTTGACACtccacatgagaacacacacaggtgagaagccttactcctgcagcacctgtggaagAAGATTCACTCAACAACAAAGTTTGAATTATCACATCCGTACTCACACAGGTACAAAGCCTTACACCTGTGATACCTGTGGGACATCATTCACAACTAAAAGGACTTTGGAACATCACTTAACTatccatacaggtgaaaaaccacataCCTGTACAATTTGCAACAAATCTTTTAGAAGTAAAAAAGAATTGACACTCCACATGacaacacacacaggtgagaagccttactcctgcagcacctgtggaaaaagattctATCTGAAATCAGTTTTGAATCAGCACATTATAACTCACACAGGAGCAAAGCCGTACACCTGTGATACCTGTGGAAGATCGTTCACAATTAAAAGGACTTTGGACCATCACTTAAAAATCCATACAGGAGAAAAACCACATACCTGCACAATTTGCAACAAATCTTTTAGacttaaacatattttgacactccacatgagaacacacacaggtgagaagccttattcctgcagcacctgtgggaAAAGATTCAGTCGACAGTCAGTTATGAAGCAACACATTCTCATTCACACAGGTGTTAAGCCTTACTCTTGTGGTACCTGTGGGACATCATTTACCAGGAAATGTTTTCTTGACAAGCACATAAAGGTCCATGTAGACAATGCGTAAACTTTCTAAACATGTGGCTGGTCTCTGAGAATTGGTGCTGACTTGATCGTTGATGAGAGAAGAGCTGACACTGCTGAGAAGCTGTACCTTTGATATCTGAGATCTGCTAGAAAAGAGACATTGGGTCCTGTCAAAAAGTCCAATAAATTATCTCTTAAGTCCTTCcctattcacttttccttaaccctgGCGAAAAATgtcacagggtcaaggaaaggtgggagttAGAGGATATGAAAGGAGAACAACGATGATTAGGGAATCCGACTGCACTTTCCCTTGGCAGATGTTATGGACGTGACgtgttatttgtgtaaaaactacaatctAACATTGATGGATGACAAAATTTGCATCTATGCTCGGTgcagcagaaacttttctctATCCATTTTCTGTAATTTCTTCGTCTCTGTTAATTTTATCAGTCtactctgtttctgtctttcctTCAGCTTGTTatgtgaaaagctctataaactAGGGGTGGAAcaaaaaatcgatacactgaaatatataCTTCCTGGCATGATACtttatcgatattttaaaatgcagtattgaTATTGAATTAATTAATTATCCATTTTGTTGGTgcagtagtttgtggtgtaatttcaccccctgaccgctagttggCAGCAGGCATCTCCagctggcagttgactcttgcctcttctctctAAAGACGAGATCATGCAAGACTTCCAGTCTGTGTGAGCCGGTTGCTTGTAGCCGTgcgacttctgctgcattcataatGGATGCGTGGcattattttggcttccaaaacattaaaaacagcacaaacttagacaggagttagaccgtcgtttgcaagatatgccacgccagagtaaaATACTCAGACAACACGACGAACCTACAAGTTAGGCATCATCACATTAGTGCTACAGCTAATGGCTAACATCAACAAACAAAGCCATTGAAGCTAGCGCTGTTCTCAACTAgtgcaaccataatcacagttattttatttgtaaggacctgtcccGTGTAGTGTTGGTAAGAATGACGGTTTCAGTAATACAATAAAGAAACACTGGctgctttctttttcatatATACATTATTCACCTGCAGAGTTGGTATCGGAGTCTGCAGTGATCGTGTCTCAAGTTAGGGCACTTTCACACTAGGCCCAGTCATTTTGAAACGCACCTCGGTGTGattgattctgatgatttcccccttttactgagaaaaaatgtgaacaaactgccttACCGTGGAAAGAAATTTAGTTTTCAATGATGCCATATAGCTTGATATGACACTCTTCcactagtgtgaaagccacctcaGACTCCATCACAACATCCAAGGCTTGTTGGACCTCCTGACTAaattctctctctgtcacttAGAATTCAAAgtaaaggcccaaacatactcaAGCGTACTGTGAGCGGAGCAGAATGTCCacagtcatcagagcttccatagCCGAGCGCACTGCCGcgtagtagtttcctgtgaaatttccgtgaaatcctacatttcccacaatccttgcgcatttacatttttctgtcatgcgTCCTACACTGACgaagcctgctggctttgcaaagcaataaaattgaATGACGGTGGAATTtacggccattaaatgccacaagagatgaggaaggggagtatgccatgttggtgaaggacatgcgAAGTATAG
Protein-coding regions in this window:
- the LOC121528795 gene encoding gastrula zinc finger protein XlCGF57.1-like isoform X2, translating into MLIMTPKEEESEHNEADGLHEHQLLSHEGEKPYSCSTCGKRFSQQTHLISHIHSHTGTKLYTCDTCEKSFTQKVNLKNHLKIHTGEKPHTCTMCNKSFRQKSGLTSHMKTHTGEKPHSCNDCGKRFSHKSALTVHIRTHTGEKPYTCYTCEKSFTKKSDLNQHLHTHTGTNSYTCDICEKSFTDKYVLKNHLKIHTGEKPHTCTMCNKCFRLKQNLTLHMRTHTGEKPYSCSTCGRRFTQQQSLNYHIRTHTGTKPYTCDTCGTSFTTKRTLEHHLTIHTGEKPHTCTICNKSFRSKKELTLHMTTHTGEKPYSCSTCGKRFYLKSVLNQHIITHTGAKPYTCDTCGRSFTIKRTLDHHLKIHTGEKPHTCTICNKSFRLKHILTLHMRTHTGEKPYSCSTCGKRFSRQSVMKQHILIHTGVKPYSCGTCGTSFTRKCFLDKHIKVHVDNA
- the LOC121528795 gene encoding gastrula zinc finger protein XlCGF57.1-like isoform X1 — its product is MFSVENFRDVNERLTAAAEEVCDDATEAAVDDEAEINGQRRKLDIVWKPHMLLDVPQRHVCKEEEDEQQLCHQERKSSLDQEEPEPLRIKEEQEGEQIKQEETDMLIMTPKEEESEHNEADGLHEHQLLSHEGEKPYSCSTCGKRFSQQTHLISHIHSHTGTKLYTCDTCEKSFTQKVNLKNHLKIHTGEKPHTCTMCNKSFRQKSGLTSHMKTHTGEKPHSCNDCGKRFSHKSALTVHIRTHTGEKPYTCYTCEKSFTKKSDLNQHLHTHTGTNSYTCDICEKSFTDKYVLKNHLKIHTGEKPHTCTMCNKCFRLKQNLTLHMRTHTGEKPYSCSTCGRRFTQQQSLNYHIRTHTGTKPYTCDTCGTSFTTKRTLEHHLTIHTGEKPHTCTICNKSFRSKKELTLHMTTHTGEKPYSCSTCGKRFYLKSVLNQHIITHTGAKPYTCDTCGRSFTIKRTLDHHLKIHTGEKPHTCTICNKSFRLKHILTLHMRTHTGEKPYSCSTCGKRFSRQSVMKQHILIHTGVKPYSCGTCGTSFTRKCFLDKHIKVHVDNA